A window of Oceaniferula marina contains these coding sequences:
- a CDS encoding sulfatase, translated as MNILSAISLIITTSALVAADPPNVLFIAVDDLRPELNCYGESHMVTPHIDTLASQGRLFRNHYVAVPTCGASRYALMSGLTPTSATDDNGAFSKMPTSYPSAPESWVDLLRRNGWHTVSMGKLTHEPDGYQWSNNSGTYDIGRTKATNPDMRHSWNEILWDHNKWGAQRYPLFAYADGTGRVKVTTPAYEIGVDQQGNSLPDEAYPDGQIAQGAIEKLREFKDDGTRFCLALGFMKPHLPFNAPKAYYDLYDPAMLPAASPAGKPTGANASTTTNSSEINSYTNRSDRDQLRHAYFACVSYVDAQVGKVLNELEALGLADNTIVVLWGDHGWCLDDYGLIGKHKVLERSLESPLIIKAPSHISPDVFHGIQAEGVVETIDIYPTIADMCGLTTPSGISGKSLLPMIRNPYAPGKEYAYSRFGSLTTVRSLEWRLINTGSDKDLYDLSSYRYEVEDVSAQNPTILSQLSGKLGTPSERIDTTTYPEAVAPELADPKADADGDGISNGLEYLLGTDALSPSDTPTPSAVVADLSSEGFGSEEIVFTYTSIVNTDDLTINPFASGDLQTWSPTRLSLIDATPAGDGKYTFRWLYDTDQDRNFFRVELQE; from the coding sequence ATGAACATTCTTTCAGCAATCTCATTGATTATCACAACATCTGCTCTGGTAGCAGCGGATCCTCCGAATGTGTTGTTTATTGCGGTCGATGATTTACGGCCAGAGCTCAATTGCTATGGAGAAAGTCACATGGTGACTCCCCATATCGATACGCTGGCGAGTCAGGGCCGACTCTTCCGCAACCATTACGTGGCGGTTCCAACTTGTGGAGCCTCTCGTTATGCCTTGATGAGCGGTCTGACACCAACGTCAGCAACCGACGATAATGGAGCTTTTAGCAAAATGCCCACATCGTATCCAAGCGCACCCGAAAGCTGGGTGGACCTACTCCGACGCAATGGGTGGCATACGGTGTCGATGGGTAAACTCACTCACGAGCCAGACGGCTATCAGTGGTCCAATAACTCAGGCACCTATGACATTGGCCGCACCAAGGCAACCAACCCTGACATGCGTCATTCGTGGAATGAAATCCTTTGGGATCACAACAAATGGGGCGCCCAACGCTATCCACTTTTTGCTTATGCCGATGGCACCGGGCGCGTCAAAGTCACTACTCCGGCCTATGAGATCGGTGTGGATCAGCAGGGAAACTCGCTTCCGGATGAGGCCTACCCCGATGGCCAGATTGCACAGGGGGCTATTGAGAAACTACGTGAGTTCAAAGATGACGGCACAAGGTTCTGCCTGGCTCTGGGGTTTATGAAACCCCACCTCCCGTTTAATGCACCCAAGGCGTATTATGATCTCTATGATCCTGCAATGCTTCCTGCGGCGAGCCCGGCCGGCAAACCGACAGGGGCCAATGCTTCCACGACGACCAATTCGAGCGAAATCAACTCTTACACGAACCGAAGCGACCGCGATCAGCTTCGCCATGCTTATTTTGCCTGTGTTTCTTATGTCGACGCTCAAGTCGGTAAAGTCCTCAATGAATTGGAGGCATTGGGCTTGGCAGACAATACCATCGTGGTTCTTTGGGGTGACCACGGGTGGTGCTTGGATGATTATGGTTTGATTGGTAAGCACAAGGTGCTGGAGCGCTCTCTGGAGTCACCGCTTATCATCAAGGCTCCTTCCCATATCAGCCCTGATGTCTTCCACGGTATCCAAGCAGAGGGGGTTGTGGAAACCATTGATATTTACCCCACCATCGCTGACATGTGTGGTTTGACGACACCATCCGGAATCAGTGGAAAATCGTTATTGCCCATGATTCGTAACCCGTATGCACCCGGAAAAGAGTATGCCTATTCTCGTTTTGGAAGTCTTACCACAGTAAGATCGTTAGAGTGGCGCTTAATCAACACAGGATCAGACAAGGACTTGTATGACCTTTCGTCCTATCGTTACGAAGTGGAGGATGTCTCAGCTCAGAACCCAACCATCTTGAGTCAATTATCAGGGAAACTTGGCACCCCCAGTGAGAGAATCGATACCACCACCTACCCCGAGGCCGTTGCTCCCGAATTAGCCGATCCCAAGGCAGATGCCGATGGAGATGGTATTTCCAACGGGCTGGAATATTTGCTCGGAACCGATGCGCTTTCTCCAAGCGATACGCCGACTCCTTCGGCTGTCGTAGCAGATCTTTCCTCCGAGGGGTTCGGCTCAGAAGAAATCGTCTTTACCTACACCTCCATCGTCAACACCGACGACCTGACCATCAACCCCTTTGCCTCAGGTGATTTACAAACATGGTCACCCACGCGGCTGTCATTGATTGATGCCACTCCCGCAGGCGATGGCAAATACACCTTCCGCTGGCTCTATGATACGGATCAAGACCGCAATTTTTTCCGTGTGGAATTACAGGAGTAG
- a CDS encoding VPS10 domain-containing protein, giving the protein MKNNRSKLSLFTQWLAAAIASASLCHAESEKESTNQKDRGALEEYNQELRDRGWHRKEANALTDALADTFGDDLLLPLPAPDQFVTKLFAGYQADYAKFEKDFPNASIPLPKGSPSKAGVWSRIYMNPTGGRIYDLELNPKNPDEIYANPDGDGIYFTKNGGKNWHVITDTIPTRLHRNCAENIIVDPRDFRHVFSISHYGRMYETKDQGATWSLVINTANQQGNVPQFKWVEAFRDRKNKLVIIGVVTKGSGRNGGWKPGVYRTENTGKTWQRIAVEGDKLQEMAFHKKNPDIVYLAGRSKLFISKNAGKSFSLLKDFKTGDRPMFITTLYGADADGLYVAVSTGRDTQVHFSKNKGRNWQLRQDSAKKVGHEKGIFGNDGSSGWTSFFEVDPFDPKHLMASSVGNCESFDGGVTWNYFSWGKRANAIMPDGSVIPSPHAGHNADNHVLKFHPAKRGFRVKGCDGGIMAKWEDKAANWTNISGDMPAFLWFSIIVNEFGDRYIAGNTQDLNVQTYRYGVWENEIGYEGDAIFINPYSNVTYYPCSPTEKGEGLNFLEPGNWKMHSWNMPKSTVNYSNPDQFFVAFGRRETSKSKQLPKFLYQSNNRGVSYDRVPNLDKPVFAMNVSRTDAPILTIFTATSVMATSDWGQNWQTHPYPKTFKASGGTRKVSGAVDPNNPKRLWLGGKDGKVFFSNNGGASWQDLSGTLPKGEVSELILHEGTGGDLYALINGYGVFYKAADSNDWSFWMDGFDLRDFKEIRIDYPQQKMVAASYGRGAWEAPLMTPCERFYPKGFAIKQLNELADIKVFGIDSPLVTPDYYNYHWTINGKPQGSNTPMLVSKNCKPGDTVELTLKPKHTTGIETRSKALKAIALKDNFGEGKAKPVAIDKSYIDLGMLELFGAKQDLTFEATVKLSQAGVVAGNRRKFFRDAKGWYLDVNKDGELSLHLSPRQNGNFSRTYKRPKDQALVITSPKKSVPFEESVQLAFSISAQGLATLFVNGDSVGQAEIDPADRDYSLNSVLSTTVFADPFGKHGSSGEIENIRVWHKLLTGEELKANRIKLSSPDGLVYFILFNDADPVEMLTRKPVVIKPDTM; this is encoded by the coding sequence GTGAAAAACAATAGATCCAAGCTTTCCTTATTCACTCAATGGCTGGCTGCAGCCATTGCCTCGGCCTCTCTTTGCCACGCAGAGTCAGAAAAGGAATCAACCAACCAAAAAGACCGAGGCGCACTGGAAGAATACAACCAGGAACTCCGCGACCGGGGATGGCACCGCAAGGAGGCCAATGCCCTCACCGATGCTCTGGCAGATACGTTTGGCGACGACCTTTTGCTTCCACTTCCGGCTCCGGACCAGTTTGTTACCAAGCTCTTTGCAGGGTACCAAGCGGACTACGCCAAGTTTGAAAAGGATTTCCCAAATGCCTCCATCCCCCTCCCGAAGGGATCACCATCCAAAGCAGGCGTCTGGTCGCGGATTTACATGAATCCGACAGGAGGACGTATCTATGACCTGGAACTGAATCCAAAAAATCCGGATGAAATTTACGCCAACCCGGATGGCGATGGTATTTATTTCACCAAAAACGGAGGGAAAAACTGGCACGTCATCACAGATACGATCCCAACCCGCCTGCACCGGAACTGTGCAGAAAACATCATCGTCGACCCCCGGGACTTCCGGCATGTCTTCTCCATTTCCCACTACGGACGGATGTATGAAACCAAAGACCAGGGCGCCACTTGGTCACTGGTGATCAATACCGCCAATCAACAAGGCAACGTGCCACAATTCAAGTGGGTCGAAGCCTTCCGCGATAGAAAAAACAAGCTGGTCATCATCGGGGTGGTCACAAAAGGATCGGGAAGGAATGGTGGGTGGAAACCGGGCGTCTACCGCACCGAGAATACAGGCAAAACCTGGCAGCGTATCGCTGTTGAGGGCGACAAACTACAAGAGATGGCCTTTCACAAAAAGAACCCGGACATCGTCTATTTGGCGGGCAGATCGAAGTTGTTCATTTCGAAGAATGCAGGGAAGTCATTTTCACTCCTCAAGGATTTTAAAACTGGTGACCGCCCGATGTTTATCACGACTCTCTATGGGGCTGACGCCGATGGCCTCTACGTCGCCGTTTCGACCGGTCGGGACACACAGGTTCACTTTTCAAAAAACAAGGGGAGAAACTGGCAACTCCGGCAGGATTCCGCCAAGAAAGTCGGCCATGAAAAGGGTATTTTTGGCAACGATGGAAGCAGCGGATGGACGAGCTTTTTCGAAGTGGATCCCTTTGATCCAAAGCACCTGATGGCATCGAGCGTCGGCAACTGCGAATCGTTCGACGGTGGTGTGACCTGGAACTATTTCTCCTGGGGCAAGCGCGCGAATGCGATCATGCCCGATGGCTCGGTGATCCCGTCCCCCCATGCCGGCCACAATGCCGACAACCACGTTCTTAAGTTCCATCCGGCCAAGCGAGGGTTCAGGGTCAAGGGATGTGATGGTGGAATCATGGCAAAGTGGGAGGATAAAGCGGCCAACTGGACCAACATCTCCGGTGACATGCCGGCCTTCCTCTGGTTCTCCATCATCGTCAACGAGTTTGGCGACCGCTACATCGCCGGGAATACCCAAGACCTGAATGTGCAAACCTACCGCTACGGCGTCTGGGAAAATGAGATCGGCTACGAAGGGGATGCCATTTTTATCAACCCGTACTCGAATGTTACCTATTACCCATGCTCCCCAACGGAGAAAGGTGAGGGACTGAATTTTCTGGAACCCGGGAACTGGAAAATGCACTCGTGGAACATGCCGAAATCAACGGTCAACTACAGCAACCCGGACCAGTTTTTTGTCGCCTTTGGCCGCAGGGAAACGTCCAAATCCAAGCAGCTTCCGAAGTTCCTTTATCAAAGCAACAACCGGGGCGTCAGCTATGACCGGGTTCCGAACCTGGACAAGCCGGTCTTCGCCATGAATGTATCACGCACCGATGCTCCCATCCTCACCATTTTTACAGCCACCTCCGTCATGGCTACTTCCGATTGGGGACAAAACTGGCAAACCCATCCGTATCCCAAAACCTTCAAGGCCTCCGGAGGCACCCGAAAAGTCAGTGGAGCAGTTGATCCAAACAACCCAAAAAGACTTTGGCTGGGGGGAAAAGACGGCAAGGTCTTTTTCAGCAACAACGGAGGCGCAAGCTGGCAGGATCTTTCCGGCACCCTGCCAAAAGGAGAAGTCAGTGAGCTCATTCTGCACGAAGGCACGGGCGGCGACCTTTACGCACTCATCAATGGATATGGTGTGTTCTATAAAGCCGCAGACTCCAATGATTGGAGCTTCTGGATGGATGGTTTCGACCTGAGGGACTTCAAGGAAATCCGTATCGACTACCCTCAGCAGAAGATGGTGGCCGCCAGCTACGGACGCGGAGCCTGGGAAGCCCCTTTGATGACCCCCTGCGAACGATTTTACCCCAAGGGCTTCGCCATCAAACAGCTCAACGAGTTAGCTGACATCAAGGTGTTCGGTATCGATAGCCCACTGGTCACGCCCGACTACTACAACTACCACTGGACCATCAATGGAAAGCCTCAGGGGAGTAACACGCCGATGTTGGTCAGCAAAAACTGCAAACCAGGCGACACGGTGGAGCTGACGCTGAAACCGAAACATACCACGGGTATTGAAACACGCTCCAAAGCGCTGAAAGCAATCGCTCTGAAAGACAATTTTGGAGAGGGTAAGGCGAAGCCCGTTGCGATCGACAAATCCTACATCGATCTGGGTATGCTTGAGTTGTTCGGAGCAAAACAAGACCTTACCTTTGAAGCCACGGTCAAACTCAGCCAAGCGGGTGTCGTCGCCGGCAACCGCAGGAAGTTTTTCAGAGATGCCAAGGGATGGTATCTCGACGTCAACAAGGACGGGGAGCTCTCCTTGCATTTATCCCCACGCCAAAACGGTAATTTCAGCCGCACGTACAAACGGCCGAAAGATCAGGCCCTGGTGATCACATCTCCCAAAAAGAGCGTCCCCTTCGAGGAGTCGGTCCAACTTGCCTTTTCCATCAGTGCGCAGGGCCTGGCAACATTGTTCGTCAATGGTGATTCCGTTGGCCAAGCTGAAATCGATCCAGCCGACCGAGACTACTCACTGAACAGCGTGCTCAGCACCACCGTCTTTGCCGACCCCTTCGGTAAACATGGCTCCTCCGGTGAAATCGAAAACATTCGGGTATGGCACAAACTTCTCACCGGTGAGGAATTGAAAGCCAATCGTATCAAACTCAGCAGCCCGGATGGGCTCGTATATTTCATCCTCTTCAACGACGCAGACCCGGTTGAAATGCTGACCCGGAAACCAGTAGTCATCAAACCCGATACCATGTAA